The following are encoded together in the Pseudoalteromonas shioyasakiensis genome:
- the asnA gene encoding aspartate--ammonia ligase, producing the protein MSSHYLQQQQQISKVKQFFSSQLEQQLGLVEVQAPILAKVGDGIQDNLSGTENAVSVAVKTIPGSQFEVVHSLAKWKRKTLADYDFSVGEGLYTHMKALRPDEESLSPIHSVYVDQWDWEKVICESTERTLDKLKETVTSLYQAIKATERFVASEFDLTPFLPEQITFVHSEQLRQMYPDFTAKQREKAVAQEYGAVFLIGIGGTLADGKIHDVRAPDYDDWSTQTCSKFAGLNGDILVWNPVLEDAFEISSMGIRVSPDALATQLAITGDQARLEFDWHKQLLAKKFPQTIGGGIGQSRLAMLLLQKQHIGQVQVGVWPEQLKQQVEGIL; encoded by the coding sequence ATGAGTTCACACTACCTGCAGCAACAGCAGCAAATTAGTAAAGTAAAACAGTTTTTTTCAAGCCAATTAGAACAACAATTAGGGTTAGTTGAAGTACAAGCGCCGATCTTGGCAAAAGTAGGCGATGGTATTCAAGATAACTTAAGCGGTACTGAAAATGCTGTATCGGTAGCAGTGAAAACAATTCCGGGTAGCCAATTTGAAGTAGTCCATTCATTAGCTAAGTGGAAACGCAAAACCTTGGCTGATTACGATTTTTCGGTAGGTGAGGGGCTCTATACGCACATGAAGGCGCTTCGCCCTGATGAAGAATCTTTAAGCCCAATTCACTCGGTATATGTTGACCAATGGGACTGGGAAAAAGTGATTTGCGAGAGTACAGAGCGTACCTTAGACAAGTTAAAAGAAACCGTGACATCACTTTATCAGGCGATTAAAGCAACAGAACGCTTTGTCGCAAGCGAGTTTGATTTAACGCCGTTTTTGCCAGAGCAAATCACCTTTGTACACAGTGAACAGCTACGTCAGATGTATCCTGACTTTACAGCGAAACAACGTGAAAAAGCGGTAGCACAAGAATACGGTGCGGTATTTTTAATTGGTATAGGCGGCACACTTGCAGATGGCAAAATTCATGACGTACGAGCACCGGATTATGACGATTGGTCAACACAAACCTGTAGTAAATTTGCAGGCTTAAACGGTGATATTTTAGTTTGGAACCCAGTACTTGAAGATGCATTTGAAATCTCTTCAATGGGCATTCGTGTAAGTCCTGATGCCTTAGCTACTCAATTAGCGATTACAGGCGACCAAGCTCGCCTAGAGTTTGATTGGCATAAACAGCTACTGGCGAAGAAGTTTCCGCAAACAATAGGTGGTGGAATTGGTCAATCACGACTCGCTATGTTGTTGTTACAAAAACAGCATATCGGGCAAGTACAAGTTGGTGTTTGGCCTGAGCAGCTAAAACAGCAAGTGGAAGGAATTCTTTAA
- the asnC gene encoding transcriptional regulator AsnC, with protein sequence MENYQIDNLDKNILNALMENARTAYAELAKRFAVSAGTIHVRVEKMKQAGIITGTQVSIDAKQLGYDVCCFIGINLNNARDYPQTLLHLKELEEVVEAYYTTGNYSIFIKVMTRSIDHLQDVLINKIQAIEAIQSTETLISLQNPISRAVVP encoded by the coding sequence ATGGAAAATTATCAAATCGATAATCTCGATAAAAACATCCTTAATGCGTTAATGGAAAATGCGCGAACAGCGTATGCAGAACTCGCTAAACGCTTTGCAGTAAGTGCCGGAACTATTCATGTTCGGGTCGAAAAGATGAAACAGGCTGGAATTATTACTGGCACCCAAGTCAGTATTGATGCCAAACAGCTTGGTTACGATGTTTGCTGTTTTATTGGTATTAACCTCAACAATGCCCGTGATTACCCACAAACTTTACTGCATTTAAAAGAACTAGAAGAGGTTGTCGAAGCCTATTACACCACGGGTAATTACAGTATATTTATCAAAGTGATGACACGCTCAATTGATCATCTACAAGATGTGTTAATTAACAAAATACAAGCCATCGAAGCTATTCAATCAACAGAAACGCTGATCTCATTACAAAACCCTATTAGCCGTGCTGTTGTTCCCTAG